A genomic window from Candidatus Kouleothrix ribensis includes:
- a CDS encoding FAD-binding protein — translation MDRANLAEELKRVVGARAVVDDAAALLTYEADGCVIDLHAPQLVVLPNSTEQVAEVVRIAQRAGVPIVPRGAGTGLAGGATPMQGGVVISTTRMDRVLEVDTLNRRARVQPGVINWELTQHLTPFGYQFVPDPSSQKACTVGGNIANNSGGPHCLKYGTTTDHVLALRMVLPDGSVLWTGDGRSDRIGYDLPGVLTGSEGMCGVITEAWVRLTRLPEAQRVVLALFPDIPSASQTVSTVVARGFLPAALEMMDQLAIKAVNGMYKLGLPESAGAALLIELDGVSDGIDDLLAEITGTCRDFGALEVRPAKTAAEQAQVWAARKNAFGAMGRLSPSYYLVDTVVPRTRLPATLARVSEVSREFGLPIANVFHAGDGNLHPLILFDRRDTSQLERALRAATEVLHESINQGGVISGEHGIGVEKRDYMTLLFSTDDLAAMAGLKQCFDPTELFNPGKVFPAGRGCGELAALRRNGLMASDVAGAPSGAWL, via the coding sequence ATGGATCGTGCCAACCTCGCCGAAGAGCTGAAGCGTGTGGTCGGCGCGCGTGCCGTTGTCGATGATGCCGCCGCGCTGCTGACCTACGAAGCCGATGGCTGTGTGATCGATCTGCACGCGCCGCAGCTGGTGGTGCTGCCGAATTCCACCGAGCAGGTAGCCGAGGTGGTGCGCATCGCACAGCGCGCGGGCGTGCCAATCGTGCCGCGCGGCGCCGGCACTGGCCTGGCCGGCGGCGCCACGCCTATGCAGGGCGGCGTGGTGATCAGCACCACGCGCATGGATCGCGTGCTCGAGGTCGATACCCTCAACCGCCGCGCGCGCGTCCAGCCCGGCGTGATCAATTGGGAGCTGACCCAGCACCTCACGCCGTTCGGCTACCAGTTCGTACCCGATCCGTCCTCGCAGAAAGCATGCACGGTCGGCGGTAATATTGCGAATAACAGCGGCGGGCCGCACTGCCTGAAGTATGGCACCACGACCGACCACGTGCTGGCGCTGCGCATGGTGCTGCCCGACGGCAGCGTGCTCTGGACCGGCGACGGCCGTAGCGATCGGATCGGCTACGATCTGCCTGGCGTGCTGACCGGCAGCGAGGGCATGTGCGGCGTGATCACCGAGGCCTGGGTGCGGCTCACGCGCCTGCCTGAGGCCCAGCGCGTGGTGCTGGCGCTATTCCCCGACATCCCCTCGGCCTCGCAGACGGTCTCGACCGTGGTGGCGCGCGGGTTTCTGCCGGCCGCGCTCGAGATGATGGACCAGCTGGCGATCAAGGCGGTGAACGGCATGTACAAGCTCGGCCTGCCCGAGAGCGCCGGCGCCGCACTGCTGATCGAACTCGACGGCGTCAGCGACGGGATCGACGATCTGCTGGCCGAGATCACCGGCACCTGCCGCGATTTTGGCGCGCTCGAGGTGCGCCCGGCCAAGACGGCCGCCGAGCAGGCGCAGGTGTGGGCCGCGCGCAAGAATGCCTTCGGCGCCATGGGCCGGCTTTCGCCAAGCTACTACCTGGTCGATACCGTCGTGCCACGCACGCGCCTGCCAGCCACGCTCGCGCGCGTGAGCGAGGTGTCGCGCGAGTTCGGCCTACCGATCGCGAATGTATTCCATGCCGGCGACGGCAACCTGCACCCGCTGATCCTGTTCGACCGGCGCGACACCAGCCAGCTCGAGCGCGCGCTGCGCGCCGCCACCGAAGTGCTGCACGAGTCGATCAATCAGGGTGGCGTGATCAGCGGCGAGCACGGCATCGGCGTCGAGAAGCGCGACTATATGACGCTGCTGTTCAGCACCGACGACCTGGCGGCCATGGCCGGGCTGAAACAGTGCTTCGACCCGACTGAACTGTTCAATCCCGGCAAGGTCTTCCCGGCCGGCCGCGGCTGCGGCGAGCTGGCGGCGCTGCGGCGCAACGGGCTGATGGCCAGCGATGTGGCCGGCGCACCCAGCGGCGCGTGGCTCTAG
- a CDS encoding FAD-binding oxidoreductase → MTQPEPNALARALVALLGPAQVLSDPAGCAGYAVQGVVPGCVAAPGSLEELSAVLRVAHEHHAAVAPWGGGTQQLIGNPPARLALVVRTERLNQVLIHEPDDLTIAIGAGMTMAALRDYLAPHRQMLPLDPPLPTRATIGGLLATATDGPRRLGYGTLRELLIGATVVEAGGRISRGGGMVVKNVSGFDMMKLYHGSFGTLAIIASANFKLLPVPRAAATLLARFAQASAAFAAATAIGRTQLTPTAAEYLNGTALRALNFDGTCALALRAEGLPAAVERHMADLRALAGQHGAVGIERLDHEQDAELWLRIADLTQAAELGNDALLKLTTLPSDTEAAIGQAEALAAQHGMQALICARALNGVIYARIGPLGDTTQRALLAGLPGLQSGACALQGVPRWGPPPPGIDLMRRIKAEFDPAGQLNPGRFVEGL, encoded by the coding sequence ATGACACAACCAGAGCCTAACGCGCTGGCGCGCGCGCTGGTGGCGCTGCTTGGCCCCGCGCAGGTGCTGAGCGACCCAGCCGGCTGCGCGGGGTATGCCGTTCAGGGCGTGGTACCCGGCTGCGTAGCCGCGCCGGGCAGCCTGGAAGAGCTGAGCGCCGTGCTGCGCGTGGCGCACGAGCACCATGCCGCCGTGGCGCCCTGGGGCGGCGGCACCCAACAGCTGATCGGCAACCCGCCCGCCCGGCTTGCACTGGTCGTGCGCACCGAGCGGCTGAACCAGGTGCTGATCCACGAGCCCGACGACCTGACGATCGCGATCGGTGCAGGCATGACTATGGCCGCGCTGCGCGACTACCTGGCGCCGCACCGGCAGATGCTGCCGCTCGACCCGCCGCTGCCCACACGCGCGACGATCGGCGGCCTGCTCGCTACCGCCACCGATGGCCCGCGCCGGCTGGGCTACGGCACGCTGCGCGAGTTGCTGATCGGCGCCACTGTAGTCGAGGCAGGCGGGCGCATCTCGCGCGGCGGCGGCATGGTGGTGAAGAATGTCAGCGGCTTCGATATGATGAAGCTATACCACGGCAGCTTCGGCACATTGGCGATCATCGCCAGCGCCAACTTCAAATTGCTGCCGGTTCCCCGCGCTGCGGCCACACTGCTGGCGCGCTTCGCGCAGGCCAGCGCCGCTTTCGCCGCTGCCACCGCGATCGGGCGCACTCAGCTTACGCCCACCGCCGCCGAATACCTAAACGGCACCGCGCTACGGGCGCTGAACTTCGACGGCACATGCGCCCTGGCACTGCGCGCCGAGGGCCTGCCGGCTGCAGTCGAGCGGCACATGGCCGACTTGCGCGCGCTGGCCGGGCAGCACGGCGCCGTCGGTATCGAGCGGCTCGACCACGAGCAAGACGCCGAGCTATGGCTGCGCATCGCCGACCTGACCCAGGCCGCCGAGCTTGGCAACGATGCGCTGCTCAAGCTCACGACCCTGCCGAGCGACACCGAGGCAGCGATCGGCCAGGCCGAGGCGCTGGCGGCCCAGCACGGTATGCAAGCACTGATCTGTGCGCGCGCCCTGAATGGCGTGATCTACGCGCGGATCGGCCCGCTTGGCGACACAACTCAACGCGCGTTGCTGGCCGGGCTGCCGGGCCTGCAATCGGGCGCCTGCGCGCTGCAGGGCGTGCCACGCTGGGGGCCACCGCCGCCCGGTATCGACCTCATGCGCCGGATCAAGGCCGAATTCGACCCGGCCGGCCAGCTCAATCCCGGTCGCTTCGTCGAAGGACTCTGA
- a CDS encoding phosphatidate cytidylyltransferase — MTSNDLIGLIASYAYAIGLIALAELLRRALRAPQELTRKLVHIGAGMWVFGVLALFDHWQWGVLPFASFIVGNYLFYRYRVFGSMDSDNGTPGTVYFALAITLLFALLWRPQGPLDHAPIAAAGAMALTWGDALAALVGRRYGWHRYRVGRTVRSWEGSAALVVAATISMFLVLTLLPGSALSPLATPIAPARALAVALVGASVAAGAEALSPHGTDNLSVPLVATGVLLLLV, encoded by the coding sequence ATGACAAGCAACGATCTGATTGGCCTGATCGCCTCGTACGCCTACGCAATCGGGCTGATTGCGCTGGCCGAGCTACTGCGCCGCGCGCTGCGCGCCCCGCAAGAGCTAACCCGCAAGCTGGTGCATATTGGCGCGGGGATGTGGGTGTTCGGCGTACTCGCGCTGTTCGACCACTGGCAGTGGGGCGTGCTGCCGTTCGCCAGCTTCATCGTCGGCAACTACTTGTTCTACCGCTACCGCGTGTTCGGCTCGATGGACTCCGACAACGGCACGCCTGGCACAGTCTACTTCGCGCTGGCGATCACGCTGCTGTTCGCGCTACTGTGGCGCCCGCAAGGCCCGCTCGACCACGCACCGATCGCGGCGGCCGGGGCCATGGCGCTGACATGGGGCGACGCGCTGGCTGCGCTGGTGGGCCGCCGCTACGGCTGGCATCGCTACCGGGTTGGGCGAACAGTGCGCTCGTGGGAGGGGTCGGCCGCGCTGGTGGTGGCCGCTACGATCAGTATGTTTCTGGTGCTCACGCTGCTGCCTGGCTCGGCACTCAGCCCGCTGGCCACGCCCATCGCGCCGGCGCGGGCGCTGGCGGTAGCGCTGGTCGGCGCGAGCGTTGCCGCCGGCGCCGAGGCGCTCTCGCCGCACGGCACCGACAACCTGAGCGTGCCGCTGGTGGCTACTGGCGTGCTGCTGTTGCTGGTCTAG
- a CDS encoding alpha/beta hydrolase produces MPSLQPYFRAAGAGPGVVCIHSNASSSAQWRGLMDLLAPHHRVLAPDSYGAGKSPDWHSDREITLRDEVDFITPIFALAGTPFALVGHSYGGAVALIAALAHPGQVRALALYEPTLFALVDAQTPPPNGAEGIRNVAVAAGAALDAGDREAAAEHFIDFWIGPGSWKATPPQRKPAIAESMANMRRWAYALFTEPTPAHAFAQLDIPMLYMLGQSSPQSAHAVAQVLLPVLPRVRIVEFSGLGHMAPITHPEVINAEITRFLREV; encoded by the coding sequence ATGCCTAGCTTGCAACCATATTTCCGCGCGGCCGGGGCAGGGCCAGGAGTAGTCTGCATCCATTCCAATGCCAGTAGCTCGGCACAGTGGCGTGGCCTTATGGATCTGCTCGCCCCGCACCACCGTGTGCTCGCCCCCGACTCGTATGGTGCGGGGAAGAGCCCGGACTGGCATTCCGACCGCGAGATCACCCTGCGTGATGAAGTCGACTTCATCACGCCGATCTTTGCGCTGGCCGGCACACCTTTCGCCCTAGTCGGGCACTCCTACGGTGGCGCCGTCGCACTGATCGCGGCGCTGGCTCATCCAGGCCAGGTTCGCGCCCTCGCACTATACGAGCCAACGCTATTCGCGCTGGTAGACGCGCAGACCCCGCCGCCCAACGGAGCGGAAGGCATCCGCAATGTAGCGGTGGCCGCAGGTGCCGCCTTAGATGCTGGCGATCGAGAGGCCGCAGCTGAGCACTTCATCGACTTCTGGATCGGCCCAGGAAGCTGGAAGGCAACCCCACCTCAGCGGAAGCCGGCAATCGCCGAATCGATGGCCAACATGCGGCGGTGGGCCTACGCGCTATTCACCGAGCCTACTCCAGCCCATGCGTTCGCTCAGCTAGACATCCCCATGTTGTACATGCTTGGCCAATCATCACCTCAGTCAGCGCACGCGGTAGCACAAGTCCTGCTCCCGGTTCTACCGCGCGTCCGCATCGTTGAGTTTTCGGGTCTCGGCCACATGGCGCCGATCACGCATCCCGAGGTCATCAATGCCGAGATCACACGCTTCCTTCGCGAGGTCTGA
- a CDS encoding PAS domain-containing protein yields MRSSATQTEREQPYASAASVLRSLTEGLIIVDRAGLVRQINPAAAQLLAIDAEQAADQPARALPGGDAYGTEAAGPAGTIELGERAIGFRRQPLLSDDGHDQVIGVLIVLHDASAERATRRQQYDYLCRALHDVRVPLQAIGGAAEGLIRGWFGPLNDEQREFAGMIKENANHQGVLFATIYDAYALANGFVQIYREAISIDGVVHEIEHELAGRFAARPLSFTIELAAELPAIMADRQRLRQVLHVLLDNALRYTFPGGAVVLRATPCDGGLRVDVADTGVGIRAAEQARIFTPFFRGDNPLKEGRYGGLSLPVAQQIVLLHGGQIWFESVEGCGSTFSFSLPAALAEGR; encoded by the coding sequence ATGCGAAGTTCTGCGACCCAAACCGAGCGCGAGCAGCCATATGCCAGCGCCGCGTCGGTGTTGCGCTCGCTGACGGAAGGCCTGATCATCGTCGATCGCGCGGGCCTGGTTCGCCAGATCAACCCGGCCGCCGCGCAGCTTCTGGCGATCGACGCCGAGCAGGCGGCCGACCAGCCGGCCCGCGCGCTGCCGGGCGGCGATGCCTATGGTACCGAAGCCGCTGGGCCTGCCGGTACAATCGAGCTGGGTGAGCGAGCGATTGGCTTTCGCCGGCAGCCGCTGTTGTCCGACGACGGCCACGATCAGGTGATTGGCGTGTTGATCGTGCTGCACGATGCGAGCGCAGAACGGGCAACCCGGCGGCAGCAGTACGACTACCTGTGCCGCGCGTTGCACGATGTGCGCGTGCCGCTGCAGGCGATTGGCGGCGCGGCCGAGGGGCTGATCCGCGGCTGGTTCGGCCCGCTGAACGACGAGCAGCGCGAATTCGCGGGCATGATCAAAGAGAACGCGAATCACCAGGGCGTGTTGTTCGCAACTATCTACGATGCCTATGCGCTTGCCAATGGATTTGTGCAGATATACCGCGAGGCGATCAGCATCGATGGGGTTGTTCACGAGATCGAGCACGAACTAGCTGGCCGGTTTGCAGCGCGGCCACTGAGCTTTACAATTGAGCTAGCTGCCGAGCTCCCGGCGATAATGGCCGATCGCCAGCGCTTGCGCCAGGTGTTGCACGTACTGCTCGATAATGCGCTGCGCTACACGTTCCCCGGCGGCGCGGTGGTACTGCGGGCCACCCCATGCGACGGCGGGCTGCGCGTCGATGTGGCCGATACGGGTGTTGGCATCCGCGCTGCTGAGCAGGCCAGGATCTTCACGCCGTTCTTTCGCGGCGACAATCCGCTGAAAGAAGGCCGCTACGGCGGCTTGAGTCTGCCGGTCGCTCAGCAGATTGTGCTGCTGCACGGCGGCCAGATCTGGTTCGAGAGCGTCGAGGGTTGCGGCAGCACGTTCAGCTTTTCATTGCCCGCTGCGCTTGCTGAAGGGCGTTAG
- the recJ gene encoding single-stranded-DNA-specific exonuclease RecJ — MSARKKRWVLRDPAPADFLASMPDRPAVVATLLYQRELRDAAGIGAFLSSDYKSGLHDPFLLKGMEAAARRVAAAITESEPIVVYGDFDTDGVTAVTLLMQAISAMGGEIRPYIPHRLREGYGLNTEAIDQLAAEGVRVLITVDCGISNVAEVAHARAQGIDVIVTDHHTPPETLPDAYAVVNPKQPGCAYPYKQLVGVGIAYKLVQALARLGMKMPLRGRDLLDVVALGTVTDMGPLVGENRILVRAGLESINATQRPGLKALILVAGLVQGNISSTDISFMLGPRLNAAGRIDDAVLAYQLLLADDFSAAQQLAERLNQANRQRQELTKTIQQVARQHIDDQGKRDQPIIVLDSSDYPAGLVGLVAARLVEELGRPVLMIERGEATSRGSARSVPGFNMIEALASADELFVRYGGHSAAAGFTIANDNLPALEARLLAYAAEHLPAELLAPALEIDAELPLGMLSWDLLAQISVLEPFGQANPQPVLISRRVHVAGAWARGAGNQHLKLRLDDGQGGPSYEAIAFRLGQLVGYFEKYPWLDIAYTLEPHEWNGTRSLQLNIKDLRRAQ; from the coding sequence ATGTCCGCTCGTAAGAAGCGCTGGGTGCTGCGCGACCCGGCCCCGGCCGATTTCCTAGCATCGATGCCCGATCGCCCGGCAGTGGTGGCGACGCTGCTCTACCAGCGCGAGCTGCGCGACGCCGCCGGGATCGGCGCATTCCTCTCCTCCGACTATAAGAGCGGCCTGCACGACCCATTTCTGCTCAAGGGCATGGAGGCTGCCGCGCGGCGCGTGGCCGCCGCCATCACCGAGTCCGAGCCGATCGTCGTGTATGGCGATTTCGATACCGACGGCGTTACGGCCGTGACGCTACTGATGCAGGCGATCAGCGCGATGGGTGGCGAGATTCGGCCGTACATTCCGCACCGCCTGCGCGAGGGCTATGGCCTGAACACCGAGGCGATCGATCAGCTGGCAGCTGAGGGCGTGCGCGTGCTGATTACGGTCGACTGTGGGATTAGTAACGTGGCCGAGGTAGCGCACGCCCGCGCCCAGGGCATCGACGTGATTGTGACCGACCACCACACCCCGCCCGAGACGCTGCCCGACGCGTATGCGGTGGTGAACCCCAAACAGCCCGGCTGTGCCTACCCCTACAAGCAGCTGGTTGGCGTCGGCATTGCCTACAAGCTGGTGCAGGCGCTGGCGCGCCTGGGTATGAAGATGCCGCTGCGTGGGCGCGACCTGCTCGACGTCGTGGCGCTCGGCACTGTCACCGATATGGGGCCGCTGGTTGGCGAAAATCGCATCCTGGTGCGGGCCGGCCTCGAGTCGATCAACGCGACCCAGCGCCCCGGCCTGAAGGCGCTGATCCTGGTGGCCGGCCTGGTGCAGGGCAACATCAGCTCGACCGACATTAGCTTCATGCTCGGGCCGCGGCTCAACGCTGCCGGGCGCATCGACGACGCAGTGCTGGCCTATCAGCTGCTGCTGGCCGACGACTTCAGCGCGGCCCAGCAGCTGGCCGAGCGCCTGAACCAGGCCAACCGCCAGCGCCAGGAGCTGACCAAGACCATCCAGCAGGTTGCGCGCCAGCATATCGACGACCAGGGCAAGCGCGACCAGCCGATCATCGTGCTCGACAGCAGCGACTACCCGGCTGGCCTGGTCGGGCTGGTGGCGGCGCGGTTGGTCGAGGAGCTTGGCCGCCCGGTGCTAATGATCGAGCGCGGCGAAGCGACATCGCGCGGTTCGGCGCGCTCGGTGCCGGGCTTCAACATGATCGAGGCGCTGGCCAGTGCCGACGAGCTATTCGTGCGCTATGGCGGTCACTCGGCTGCGGCCGGCTTCACAATCGCCAACGACAACCTGCCCGCGCTCGAGGCACGGCTGCTTGCGTATGCCGCTGAGCACCTGCCCGCCGAGCTGCTCGCGCCGGCGCTCGAGATCGACGCCGAGCTGCCGCTGGGCATGCTCAGTTGGGATCTGCTCGCGCAGATCAGCGTGCTCGAGCCGTTTGGCCAGGCTAACCCGCAGCCGGTGCTGATCAGCCGGCGGGTACACGTGGCCGGCGCGTGGGCGCGTGGCGCGGGTAACCAGCATCTCAAGCTACGGCTCGATGATGGCCAGGGTGGGCCGAGCTACGAGGCAATCGCGTTCCGGCTGGGCCAGCTGGTCGGCTACTTCGAAAAGTACCCCTGGCTCGACATTGCTTACACGCTCGAGCCGCACGAGTGGAACGGCACGCGCTCGCTCCAGCTCAATATTAAGGATCTACGCCGGGCGCAATAG
- a CDS encoding nucleotide sugar dehydrogenase, which produces MTIHSELLQKIQTHAARIGVIGLGYVGLPLAVRAGRVGFGVLGFDVSAAKVSQLNAGASYIGDVAAAEVAELREQSRLEATSDFRRLRACDVIVICVPTPLNITRDPDISFIERAAEDVARTLRSGQLVILESTTYPGTTEEVIQATLESTGLKVGEDVFVAFSPERIDPGQTNSKGWTVENTPKVVGGVTPGCTELAVAFYSRITSRVVPVSSPRVAELTKLFENIFRSVNIALVNELALLCDRMGLNVWEVVDAAATKPFGFMKFTPGPGLGGHCIPVDPFYLTWKAREFDLTTRFIELAGEINTQMPRHVHDLVARALNRQRKAINGATIVLLGVAYKPDVDDYRESPVFKVIELLAADGAEIVTVDPHVAQFEDHHGHSYRTTPLTDALIERADCVAIITDHSAFDYANIVARARAVVDTRNATRNIAAGREKIVLL; this is translated from the coding sequence ATGACCATTCACAGCGAACTACTTCAGAAAATTCAAACCCATGCCGCGCGCATCGGCGTGATCGGCTTGGGATACGTCGGCCTGCCGCTGGCGGTGCGCGCCGGCCGCGTGGGCTTTGGCGTGCTCGGCTTCGATGTGAGCGCCGCCAAAGTGAGCCAGCTCAACGCCGGCGCGAGCTATATCGGCGATGTGGCTGCGGCCGAGGTGGCCGAGCTGCGCGAGCAGAGCCGGCTCGAGGCCACCAGCGACTTTCGGCGCCTACGTGCGTGCGATGTGATCGTGATCTGCGTGCCAACGCCGCTCAACATAACGCGCGATCCCGACATCTCGTTCATCGAGCGCGCGGCCGAGGATGTCGCACGCACGCTGCGCAGTGGCCAGCTGGTGATCCTCGAGAGCACAACCTACCCCGGCACCACCGAGGAGGTGATCCAGGCCACACTCGAGTCGACTGGCCTGAAGGTTGGCGAGGATGTGTTTGTGGCGTTCTCGCCCGAGCGGATCGACCCAGGCCAGACCAACAGTAAGGGCTGGACAGTCGAGAATACGCCCAAGGTCGTGGGCGGTGTGACGCCCGGCTGCACCGAGCTGGCGGTGGCGTTCTACTCGCGCATCACCAGCCGGGTCGTGCCGGTGTCGTCGCCGCGCGTGGCCGAGCTGACCAAGCTGTTCGAGAATATCTTCCGCTCGGTCAATATCGCGCTGGTGAATGAGCTGGCGCTGCTGTGCGACCGCATGGGCCTGAATGTGTGGGAGGTGGTCGATGCGGCCGCGACCAAGCCGTTCGGCTTCATGAAGTTCACGCCCGGCCCCGGCCTGGGCGGCCACTGCATCCCGGTCGACCCGTTCTACCTGACCTGGAAGGCGCGCGAGTTCGACCTGACCACGCGCTTCATCGAGCTGGCCGGTGAGATCAACACCCAGATGCCGCGGCACGTTCACGATCTGGTGGCGCGCGCGCTCAACCGCCAGCGCAAGGCGATCAACGGCGCGACGATCGTGCTGCTGGGCGTGGCCTACAAGCCCGATGTCGACGACTACCGCGAGTCGCCGGTGTTCAAGGTGATCGAGCTGCTGGCGGCCGACGGCGCCGAGATCGTGACGGTTGACCCGCACGTGGCGCAGTTCGAGGATCACCACGGGCACAGCTACCGCACCACGCCGCTCACCGACGCGCTGATCGAGCGGGCCGACTGCGTAGCGATCATCACCGACCACAGCGCCTTCGATTACGCCAATATCGTCGCCCGTGCCCGCGCGGTGGTCGATACCCGCAATGCCACGCGCAATATCGCCGCCGGCCGCGAGAAGATTGTGCTGCTGTGA